The Synergistaceae bacterium DNA window GGGAATTTCTTCAGTCAGTAGAGAGCGAGAAGGCAAAGCAGGAATTAATCGGGCAGTTCGGAGTCGGCTTTTACTCGGTATTCATGGCCACTGAAAAAGTAGAAGTAATTTCGCGTAAACTCGGCAGCAATGAGACCTATAAATTTATGTCGGACGGCGGCGGATCTTATACGATTTCACAGGAAGAACAGCGCAAGGAATGCGGCACAACTGTAATACTTCACTTGAAAGAGTCTGACCCAGAGTCAAAAAATTATGCCGATGAGTGGACTATACGCGGAATTATCGAGAAATATTCGGATTTTATTGCTTGGCCGATATTGTATAAAGATAAAATTATTAACTCGCAGAAAGCAATTTGGCAGCGTCCTGAAAGCGAAATTACAGAAGACGAGTATAAAGAATTCTACAAGCATTTGACTCACGACTGGCAGGACCCGTTAATGCACATAAAGATAAACGCGGAAGGATCTACAAATTTCAAGGGATTATTATTTGTGCCGTCAATAGCTCCGTATGATTTATTCATGAATCCCAAGTCCGGCGGCATAAGTTTATATATTAATCGAGTCTTTATCATGAATGACTGTAAAGATTTAATACCGGCCTATTTACGCTTTATTCGCGGAGTAATTGACTCTGAAGACTTGCCCCTGAATATTTCACGAGAGATTTTGCAGGAAGAGCCTATTATTAAAGTAATCAGACGCAGCACTCAACGGAAAATTTTTAACGAGTTCAAAAAATTATTGGACTCAGACCGCGAAAAATTTATAAAACTTTGGACGATATTCGGCAAAATTATGAAAGAGGGCATTATTCAAGACAGGGAACACGCGAAAAATATTTTTGACATTGCCCTGTTCAGGACGACTAATAATGACGAGTGGACGACTATTTCAGAGTATGAGTCGCGCATGAAAGACGGCCAAGCGGGAATTTATTGTCTTGCTGGGAGTGATAATTTAGCAGCCTTGAAAGCCTCACCGAAATTAGAGCCGTATTTAAGCAAGGGCTATGAAGTTCTCTTAATGACGGATCCCGTTGACGAGGTTATTTTGCAGGACGCTAATTTTATAATGCCCGCCGAGTCAGTGAAATTATTAAATATCGCGCTCGATTCCGTGAGTCCCCTGACTGAAGACGAAAAGAAAGCCAATGACGAAAAAATAAAATCTCTTGAGTCAGAATTTGCACCGTTAAAGAAAATCGCGCTTGAATTATTCCCGGATAAACTTGAGGACGTTCGGCCATCTTTGAGTCTCACAAATTCGCCGGCAGTATTAATAAATTCACCGAACGGTCTTTCTATACAATTTGAGAATTTATTACGTTCAGCAGGCCAGACTCCTCCGATTCAGAAAAGAATATTAGAATTAAACCCGAATCACCCGCTGATAAAAAATTTACTCGCAATTAGCAGCGATAATAAACGAGTCTCGGATATGCTGAAAATTTTATATGATAATTCTTTGATTCTTGAGGGAGTTCAACCGGATAATCCAGCAGATTATATTAAACAAGTCGAAAACTTGATGACACTCGCGACTGATAAGAGATAAGACGGGGGACTAAATGCCATTCTTAAAAGTTTTGCCAGAAAAAGAAGAAGAGCCAGTAAAATTTATAGAAGTCTCGCCAGTTTATGAGCCTGTTATTGACTCTGTGCAAGAAAACGAGACTATAACGCAGCCGAACGAGTCAGACTCAACACAAGACACCCCGCCCGCGCCTGTTGATGATATTGATATTATTGACGAGACTATAACGCAGCCCGCCACCGAGCCGACTCAAGAATCGCCAGTAACTGAGCCAGAGTCGATAACACCGCAGGAAAAATCACCGGACGACTCAGAACGGCCGGAAGAATCGCCCGCACCCGTTGACGATATTATTGACGAGAAAGCACAAGAGACGACTCAAGACACCCTGCCCGAGTCCGAGCCAACGCCCGCACCCGTTAACGAGCAGACAGAACAGGAAGAAGCCGCCCCCGTTGCGTCCACGCCGCCCGAACAGACGAACGAGTCAGAGCCAACACAAGACACCCCGCCCGCGCCTGTTGATAATATTGATATTATTGACGAGACAGCCGCCGAGCCGATAACACCGCCGGAAGAGTCGCCAGAGCCAGCGCAAGACGATACACACGCACCCGTTGACGAGCCAGTAAACGAGCCGACAACGTTGCCCGATGAGCCAACACCAGCACCCGGACCCATTGAGCCCAATATTAAATATACCGGTGGAGACATAAAATATGATGTTACTTCAGGGAAGCGTTATGTTGATTTAGTATCGACTAAGACGGATTTTGACAGAATGCTTGACGAACTCGCAGCAATCAGCAAAGATATTATCGAACATGAGGCCGAGAGATTCGCGAAAAAATACACCGGAAAATTTCAGGGCGGTTTTGACAAGGCTGAGGCAGACGCAAAAAAATATGATGCATTCTTAGGCGGTTATATCACAAATGCTGCTATGCTGCTTTATGATCGCGGACATCGTGAAGTCGCTATATCAAAACTTGAAGAGACCCGCAAAGTTCTTGAAGCCCGCAAAAGACTCGAGGACGAGACAGCCGCAATTAAGACCCGTGTAGAAGAAGAGGACGCAGTTGTAGATTTGTCTGATATTCTAGGCTTATTCGGGGACGGTTAAAAAATTTATTCCCCCTCTGTGAATGAGCTGATTATTTGCAGGGGGATTTATTTATTTTTGCGTGATAGTAAATTCATGGCATTTAAATATTTTATTTGCGCTATATCATTAATATCAAGTTTTGAATCATTAAACTTTTTCTCATATCTTGACGAATCCAGAATCGGATAATCACTCCCCATTAAGAATTTATGTATAACTCCGGCTGCTTTTATCGCGTCAAAAATTTTAGCGTCATATAAATACGGCATCGCTGCAATGTCATAATAAGTATTTCGCAAAATTTTCCTAACTTCAGGCATTAACTCATAAATCCACAACCCGCCCCCGAAATGTGCAAAAATTGTCGTTATATCGGGATTATTTGCGCAGAATTTGAAAGCGTCCCGAGTGCTCGTTTTGCCCTTGCCCGCGTATTCATGCCCTACAGGTTCGGCCAAGTGCCATAATAATAAAAAATTTGCTGCCCTGACTGCATTTGTTAATCGTGAAGTCTCGTTATTATCTGAAATATTTATATTTTGTCCGTCCGGGAATAATTCGCCCGCTCCTATTAAGCCTGAATCAGCACAGCGCATTATTTCACGTTCTAAATTTTTATCGCACGGAGGCACAACACAGAATCCAGTTAATTTATCAGGAAATTTTTTAACGCAGTCAATTATATAGTCATTGCAGATTTTACACAGTCCCATATCACGAAAAGCAAACCCGAATATAATAGCATGTGTGATATTATCTCGCGTCATTCTTGATAATAAATCTTCAAGAGTCGCCCATTTATGCACGCTATTATGAGTCAGCGCGTCAAAATATGATTCATGCTCTGAAATTTTCTCGCAGTCTTTAATAATTTCCGGCGGGTAAATATGAACGTGAAAATCTATAATTTTATTATTTATCATAATATAAAAATTTTCTCCTGTTGTGCTGTTATGTAATAAATAATATTTTACACAAAATTTTTTATAAACGATTCTTTATCATGATACAAAAATTTTATCCCCGTTTTGCTTGCTGTAAATATTAAATTTTTTAGTGCCCTTTATTGCAAGAATATATAATCATGATACAAAAATTTTCGCGATTAACTTATAAAATCTCCCATTAGCTTTTAAAGGTTTTGCGGGCATACTCATTACTAAATAGGCGTGAGGGATTATCAAATTTTTTGCGTCATTATAATTATTATTATCATAATCAGGATCTGTGATTCTAATTTGCGTATAATAATCGCCGTTGTAATCAAAACTTGCGCGCGGCTTTATCTCGTTATAAAATTTTCGTTCGTGATAGATTCTCAAGTTCTCGACTTCTATAAATATCAACGAGTAATTTAATTTATATTCGTGAATCTCTTCAAGTGTTAAATACTCTCGCAAATTCCCGAATATATAATCATGAAATTCAGGCGGGTGAATCTTTATAATTTCGCTTAAATCCATTTCTCCGAGTTTCAGCCAAGCGTCATATTTAATCATAAAGTCCTCGCTGTGATTTTGCCGTGAATGTCCTATTTTGCGAGCTATTGAAATTTTTGCGGTGTCTAAGATTTTGCAAGTTCCCGGCGAATTTATGAATATTAGCTGAAAGTCTGATAATGGCTGCCCGTCTTCAAATGACACAAACCTGACCCAGCGGCCAGAATATAAATCAATACCGGCAACGCAGAACTTCCCGAACATGTTAGATTTTGCCATAATAACCGCGTCAATTTTCATGTTTTATATTATATATGAGTGAGTATAACATCAGGAAGTGCTTTATATATCATTTCAGCAAATAATCTCCTGTGGCATTTATCAGGCTTAGGTTCTGCACATAATAAACAAACTGTCTCATACAACGAGTCAAAACGTGAAATAAAATTTTTTATCGCGTCTCTTTCTTGCATTAAACTTGTATATTTCTGCTCGTATTCATGCCAAGTAATTTTTTTGCGCTTATAACTTGATAGTATTTCTTTAGTCGGCGCATATTCAGGGCAATGTTCATATTGACAGCCGCAAATTGTTTCAAGAAAATATTTTAGATCGTTTTTCTTTGAGAATCCCGCGAGCTGATTATTATTATTCAGTCTTATGTCAATTAATAATTTAATACGATAATATTTAATTCTCGTAAAAAATTGTTCGGCTGATTTTTTCGTGAATCCTATAGTGTATAGAAACATGCGCTAATAATTCTCACTCATTCAAATAAAATTTTATTCCCGTAAATTCTAATATAATGAATTCAAAATCTCAAATTAAATGATTATTTGTGAAAAATTTGCGATTATTATAGAATTAACAGACAAAAATTTATTCAGATTTTAATTTATAACAGGGAGGATATAATATAAAATGTTCAAGAAATTTGCAGTGCTTTTATTAGTGCTTATTATGTTTGGATCTGTCTGTTACGCTGAAGAAGCAGACACCCCCGACGAACCCGAAGAATTACAGACTCAGACTCAATCAGCTGACACTGACTCCGACAATTTAGCAGAACGAGAAAACGCCCTAGCTCAGAAAGAGTCAGAACTCGCTGATTTATCGGCCTCATTATCTGACAGGGAGCAGGCAATCTCTAATCAAGAAAAAGATTTGGCCGCAAAGAGTTCTACTATCACAGCAAAGTTGCGCGAGATCTCCGGGACTTCTGCTATATTAATCGGACGTGAGACTCAAGTAAACGAGCGCGAAAAAAGTTTAATGGCACGTGAAGCAGCTTTGGCACGGCGGGAAATGGTATTCGCTCAAGAAAGCCAGAAATTTACGGACTCTTCAGCAGCCCTGACAAAAAGAGAGTCAGAACTAGCCGACCGAGAAAAAGCCCTCGCAGAACGTGAAGCAGAATTAAACGCAAAAATTTCAGCCAAAGAAGCCGCCGACAAACTCACAGCCCGCGAAGAAGAATTAACAAAGCGGGAAACTGAACTTGCAAACCGTGAAGCAGCCGAGAGAAGACTCGCCGAACTTGAAGCAAAATTAACGGATCGCGAAAACGAATTAAATTCACGTGAGGAGTCATTAACAGCGCGCGAGAATTCAGCCAGTGAACAGGCTCAAAAATTAACGGCTCAGAGTGAGGCAATAGCAAAGACTGAATCAGAAATCGCTAAACGTGAGCAGGAACTATCAGCAAGAGAGTCAGACTTGGCCGCGAAAACTCAAAAACTTGCGCAGGACAGTGAAAATTTTGCAGCTCGCGAGTCAGCTCTCACAGAAAAAGAGAATCAGACAACAGTAAAAGCCGCAGAACTCGCCGAACTTGAGACTCTCATTAAAGAATTACCGGCATTTAACCCGAATCACTCAACTGAAGCGTCAGTAATATTAACTTACTCAATACCAGCCGAGAAACGCCGCGAATTAATAGCCATGCAGAGAGCAGCCTACGCAAAATATAACGCGAAAAGAATCACTAACGCGCTTGAAGACTACACAAAGGCCGTAGAAGCAGCACCCGAAGCAAATTATCTCGCAGCATACTGGGCAGGTTTATGCGCTGAAAGATTACGCAATAGACATGATGAGGCTTTGAAATGGGCAAATAAAGCACTTGAGATTAACCCGGATTACAAGCCCGCTCAAGATCTCAAAGCAAGACTCGAACGCAGAAGATAATAAAATTTTTTCGTGAACGTCCCTCCGTATATGGCGGGGGGAATATTTTTATAGAAAGGTGTAATTTCTTAGTTGGAAGATTTATATAAAATTTTGGAAGTCGATCGCAGTGCCTCACAAGATGATATAAAGAAGGCCTATCACAAACTAGTAAAGTTATATCATCCTGATTTGCACCCCGGCGATAAGGACAATGAAGAGAAATTCAAGAAAATTAACGCGGCTTATACCGTTTTGAGCGATCCCGAAAAGCGAGCACGTTATGACCAGTTCGGGACAACTAATCCAAATGCTGACCCGTTCAGCGGCATGGGAGGATTCGGCGGTGTTGATTTTGGTGATTTCTTTGACTTATTCAGCGGAGGATTCGGGGGCTTTCACTCTAGGCAGTCTTATAATCCAAATGCAGCAAGACGCGGCAATAATATAGAGATGCTTGTTAGAGTCAGTTTGCTTGAAGCCTTCACGGGAATAAAGCGAAATATTGACGTAATGAAATCTGAAACTTGCCCGAAATGTAACGGATCAGGAGCTAAACCAGGAACTAAGCCCGAAACTTGCAAAAAATGTAACGGACGCGGCCAAGTACAGCAGACTCAAAGAAGTTTTCTCGGCTCATTTACTACGATTACAACATGCCCGGATTGTCATGGAACAGGCAAAATTATTCGTGATAAGTGCGATGAGTGCGGCGGCTCCGGTCGTGTACGCAGGAAAAAGACTCTTGAAGTCAAGATTCCCGCAGGTGTTGAGCGAAATATGCGGCTCAGAATCCCCGACGCTGGCGAGGCAGGAATTAACGGCGGTGAAGCTGGCGATTTATATTTGATTATTGATGTAGAATTAGACCCGAAATTTGAGAGACAAGGCGCAGATTTACACACAAGTTTAGTGCTTACATATCCGCAGGCAGTCTTAGGCACTGAAGCGACAATAAAGACTCTTGACGGTAAGGACGCAAAAATTTCCGTACCAGCAGGCACAAATCACGGTCAAGTTCTCAAAATCAAAGGCAAGGGAATGCCCAAGATTAACACGCAGAATTTCGGGGATCTATACGCTCATGTATTTATTGACGTTCCCAGCAAATTAACTGATAAGCAGCGGGAGTTAATAAAATCTCTTGCTGATGAAATGCAGACTCCGGTCGGTAATGGAGAAAAAGGTTTCTTTGACAAATTCAAAGATTTATTCAAGTAATATTTTATAGTTTATAGTAAAGGAGAAAATTTTTAGCATGATAATTGATATTAGCGATTTAGGCTCGATAATTTCAGGAATAGGCAGCGCATTTGTCGTAATATTTATATTGTTGATCGTGCTTTCTATGGCCGTCCGTGTAGTTCCTGAATATAGAAGGCTCGTTTTATTCCGTCTTGGCCGTCTCGTTGGCAGCAGGGGGCCGGGCATCGTCTTTATTATGCCGATTCTTGACAAGGCTATTAGCGTGGACTTGAGAATATTGACTCTTGATGTTCCCGTTCAGGAAGTAATCACTAAAGATAATGTCGCTATTAAAGTCAATGCAGTAGTATATTTTAGAGTTCTTGAACCCGCAAAATCAGTCGTTGAAGTAGAAAATTATATCGTCGCAACGAGTCAATTAGCACAGACTACTTTAAGATCCGTTGTAGGCTCTGTAGAACTCGACGAAGTATTATCATCAAGAGAAAAAATTAATCAGGAATTACAAAAAATTATCGACGAACGCACAGACCCATGGGGCATTAAAGTAAGTGCCGTAGAAGTCAAAGAGTTAGAATTACCTGAGGGAATGAAACGCGCAATGGCACGGCAAGCCGAAGCAGAACGGGAACGCCGAGCAAAAATTATCGCAGCAGAAGGAGAATTACAGGCCGCCGAGAAACTTTCACAAGCTGCCCATCAAATGGAGTCATCGCCTATAACTTTGCAGTTAAGATATTTGCAGACTATTCGCGAGATTTCAGGAGAAAGAAACACTACTACATTCTTCCCGATCCCTGTAGATTTAGTGAAGCCCTTTATTGACAGATTAACAAGTCCGAGTCAAAGTCAGGAGAATAAATAATGAAATATAGATCTGCTAAAGAATTGCGCGAATTATTTATTAAATTCTGGGAAGAGAAAGGCTCTAAGCATTTGCCTAGTTTCTCGCTCGTGCCTGAAGATCCCTCGTTATTATTCACAATTGCGGGAATGGTACCGTTAAAGCCCTATTATTTAGGAATTAAGCAGCCCGAATATCCACGAGTCGTAACGAGTCAAAAATGTGTACGCACTAATGATATAGAAAACGTAGGACGAACTGCGAGGCATCACACTTTTTTTGAAATGTTAGGC harbors:
- a CDS encoding DUF488 domain-containing protein; amino-acid sequence: MFLYTIGFTKKSAEQFFTRIKYYRIKLLIDIRLNNNNQLAGFSKKNDLKYFLETICGCQYEHCPEYAPTKEILSSYKRKKITWHEYEQKYTSLMQERDAIKNFISRFDSLYETVCLLCAEPKPDKCHRRLFAEMIYKALPDVILTHI
- the dnaJ gene encoding molecular chaperone DnaJ → MEDLYKILEVDRSASQDDIKKAYHKLVKLYHPDLHPGDKDNEEKFKKINAAYTVLSDPEKRARYDQFGTTNPNADPFSGMGGFGGVDFGDFFDLFSGGFGGFHSRQSYNPNAARRGNNIEMLVRVSLLEAFTGIKRNIDVMKSETCPKCNGSGAKPGTKPETCKKCNGRGQVQQTQRSFLGSFTTITTCPDCHGTGKIIRDKCDECGGSGRVRRKKTLEVKIPAGVERNMRLRIPDAGEAGINGGEAGDLYLIIDVELDPKFERQGADLHTSLVLTYPQAVLGTEATIKTLDGKDAKISVPAGTNHGQVLKIKGKGMPKINTQNFGDLYAHVFIDVPSKLTDKQRELIKSLADEMQTPVGNGEKGFFDKFKDLFK
- a CDS encoding amidohydrolase family protein, with the protein product MINNKIIDFHVHIYPPEIIKDCEKISEHESYFDALTHNSVHKWATLEDLLSRMTRDNITHAIIFGFAFRDMGLCKICNDYIIDCVKKFPDKLTGFCVVPPCDKNLEREIMRCADSGLIGAGELFPDGQNINISDNNETSRLTNAVRAANFLLLWHLAEPVGHEYAGKGKTSTRDAFKFCANNPDITTIFAHFGGGLWIYELMPEVRKILRNTYYDIAAMPYLYDAKIFDAIKAAGVIHKFLMGSDYPILDSSRYEKKFNDSKLDINDIAQIKYLNAMNLLSRKNK
- a CDS encoding slipin family protein, with the translated sequence MIIDISDLGSIISGIGSAFVVIFILLIVLSMAVRVVPEYRRLVLFRLGRLVGSRGPGIVFIMPILDKAISVDLRILTLDVPVQEVITKDNVAIKVNAVVYFRVLEPAKSVVEVENYIVATSQLAQTTLRSVVGSVELDEVLSSREKINQELQKIIDERTDPWGIKVSAVEVKELELPEGMKRAMARQAEAERERRAKIIAAEGELQAAEKLSQAAHQMESSPITLQLRYLQTIREISGERNTTTFFPIPVDLVKPFIDRLTSPSQSQENK
- the htpG gene encoding molecular chaperone HtpG encodes the protein MNEEKFYFQSETAGLLKMMINSVYSNRDIFLRELISNASDALDKRRIECLKNSELAENEKPEIIIDSDKDKKILSVSDNGIGMSKDDLIQFLGTLAKSGTREFLQSVESEKAKQELIGQFGVGFYSVFMATEKVEVISRKLGSNETYKFMSDGGGSYTISQEEQRKECGTTVILHLKESDPESKNYADEWTIRGIIEKYSDFIAWPILYKDKIINSQKAIWQRPESEITEDEYKEFYKHLTHDWQDPLMHIKINAEGSTNFKGLLFVPSIAPYDLFMNPKSGGISLYINRVFIMNDCKDLIPAYLRFIRGVIDSEDLPLNISREILQEEPIIKVIRRSTQRKIFNEFKKLLDSDREKFIKLWTIFGKIMKEGIIQDREHAKNIFDIALFRTTNNDEWTTISEYESRMKDGQAGIYCLAGSDNLAALKASPKLEPYLSKGYEVLLMTDPVDEVILQDANFIMPAESVKLLNIALDSVSPLTEDEKKANDEKIKSLESEFAPLKKIALELFPDKLEDVRPSLSLTNSPAVLINSPNGLSIQFENLLRSAGQTPPIQKRILELNPNHPLIKNLLAISSDNKRVSDMLKILYDNSLILEGVQPDNPADYIKQVENLMTLATDKR